Proteins from one Astatotilapia calliptera chromosome 8, fAstCal1.2, whole genome shotgun sequence genomic window:
- the LOC113028225 gene encoding cerebellar degeneration-related protein 2 isoform X2, which translates to MIVEEEFEIKEEEPWYDKQDLEHDLQLAAELGKTLLERNRELEQGLKQMYSNNQEQLQEIEYLTKQVDLLRQVNDQHAKVYEQLDLSARELEQSNHKLVLDNRAAEQKIQGLTETVELLQMQVEELQHQVEELKLSPFPPQKPSHRESWPRSTHSVSCLQELQNTLRYDYDPDKPSKDIEQSTTSWQEEEQDSLRQSLHALQTQFATERARREEAEREAELLARENAELEQQLAGMAGCQARLSELEREAEELRQLWKSESSTRCNRPDVLHGLLPHTVFLNPEEENDGEASLAKSPAVLKRWRSERLMKATQMPDSPDRVYDHECSCVRRAEVVKYRGISLLSEVDAQYSALQVKYDELLRRCHSEEDEQDKLSHKSVQTASFIATTFPPLTGREGFEDDFHQPEYKKLFREIFSRIQKTKEDLIESRGKHSAGKALPN; encoded by the exons ATGATTGTGGAGGAAGAATTTGAGATAAAGGAGGAGGAACCGTGGTACGACAAGCAAGACCTTGAACATG ACCTGCAGCTGGCAGCCGAGCTGGGGAAGACCCTTCTGGAGAGGAACAGGGAGCTGGAGCAGGGGCTCAAGCAGATGTACTCCAACAACCAGGAACAACTGCAGGAGATCGAG TACTTGACAAAGCAGGTGGACCTCCTCAGACAGGTTAACGACCAGCACGCAAAAGTGTACGAGCAGCTCGACCTGTCGGCCCGAGAGCTGGAGCAGAGCAACCACAAACTTGTTCTGGACAACCGGGCAGCCGAGCAGAAGATCCAAGG GCTTACAGAAACAGTGGAGCTACTGCAGATGCAGGTGGAGGAGCTGCAGCATCAGGTGGAGGAGCTGAAGCTGAGTCCCTTTCCACCTCAGAAACCTTCACACAGAGAGAGCTGGCCTCGCAGCACTCACAGCGTGTCCTGCCTGCAGGAGCTGCAAAACACACTCAG GTACGACTACGATCCCGACAAACCCTCAAAGGATATCGAGCAGTCTACCACATCATGGCAGGAAGAGGAGCAGGACTCGCTGCGACAGTCCCTCCATGCTCTTCAGACACAGTTTGCCACTGAGCGTGCTCGGAGGGAAGAAGCAGAGCGAGAGGCTGAGCTGCTCGCCAGAGAAAATGCAgagctggagcagcagctggCCGGGATGGCAGGATGTCAG GCCAGACTGTCTGAGCTGGAGCGCGAGGCGGAGGAGCTTCGTCAGCTCTGGAAATCAGAATCCTCTACAAGATGCAACAGGCCAGACGTCCTCCACGGCCTGCTGCCACACACAGTGTTCCTCAACCCAGAGGAGGAGAATGACGGAGAGGCATCTTTGGCTAAAAGCCCCGCGGTCCTGAAGCGCTGGAGAAGTGAGCGGCTGATGAAGGCGACGCAGATGCCAGACTCTCCTGACAGGGTCTATGACCACGAGTGCTCCTGCGTGCGCCGGGCCGAGGTAGTGAAATATCGCGGGATCTCGCTGCTCAGCGAGGTTGACGCCCAGTACAGCGCCTTGCAGGTGAAGTACGACGAGCTGCTTCGGCGCTGCCACTCTGAGGAAGACGAGCAGGACAAACTGAGCCACAAGTCAGTGCAGACTGCATCCTTCATCGCCACCACATTCCCTCCTCTGACAGGCAGGGAGGGCTTTGAGGATGACTTTCACCAGCCGGAGTACAAGAAACTCTTCAGGGAAATTTTCTCCCGCATCCAGAAAACCAAAGAAGACCTGATTGAAAGCCGGGGGAAACACTCAGCTGGGAAAGCTCTGCCTAATTAA
- the LOC113028225 gene encoding cerebellar degeneration-related protein 2 isoform X1, producing the protein MLTDMIVEEEFEIKEEEPWYDKQDLEHDLQLAAELGKTLLERNRELEQGLKQMYSNNQEQLQEIEYLTKQVDLLRQVNDQHAKVYEQLDLSARELEQSNHKLVLDNRAAEQKIQGLTETVELLQMQVEELQHQVEELKLSPFPPQKPSHRESWPRSTHSVSCLQELQNTLRYDYDPDKPSKDIEQSTTSWQEEEQDSLRQSLHALQTQFATERARREEAEREAELLARENAELEQQLAGMAGCQARLSELEREAEELRQLWKSESSTRCNRPDVLHGLLPHTVFLNPEEENDGEASLAKSPAVLKRWRSERLMKATQMPDSPDRVYDHECSCVRRAEVVKYRGISLLSEVDAQYSALQVKYDELLRRCHSEEDEQDKLSHKSVQTASFIATTFPPLTGREGFEDDFHQPEYKKLFREIFSRIQKTKEDLIESRGKHSAGKALPN; encoded by the exons ATGCTTACAGACATGATTGTGGAGGAAGAATTTGAGATAAAGGAGGAGGAACCGTGGTACGACAAGCAAGACCTTGAACATG ACCTGCAGCTGGCAGCCGAGCTGGGGAAGACCCTTCTGGAGAGGAACAGGGAGCTGGAGCAGGGGCTCAAGCAGATGTACTCCAACAACCAGGAACAACTGCAGGAGATCGAG TACTTGACAAAGCAGGTGGACCTCCTCAGACAGGTTAACGACCAGCACGCAAAAGTGTACGAGCAGCTCGACCTGTCGGCCCGAGAGCTGGAGCAGAGCAACCACAAACTTGTTCTGGACAACCGGGCAGCCGAGCAGAAGATCCAAGG GCTTACAGAAACAGTGGAGCTACTGCAGATGCAGGTGGAGGAGCTGCAGCATCAGGTGGAGGAGCTGAAGCTGAGTCCCTTTCCACCTCAGAAACCTTCACACAGAGAGAGCTGGCCTCGCAGCACTCACAGCGTGTCCTGCCTGCAGGAGCTGCAAAACACACTCAG GTACGACTACGATCCCGACAAACCCTCAAAGGATATCGAGCAGTCTACCACATCATGGCAGGAAGAGGAGCAGGACTCGCTGCGACAGTCCCTCCATGCTCTTCAGACACAGTTTGCCACTGAGCGTGCTCGGAGGGAAGAAGCAGAGCGAGAGGCTGAGCTGCTCGCCAGAGAAAATGCAgagctggagcagcagctggCCGGGATGGCAGGATGTCAG GCCAGACTGTCTGAGCTGGAGCGCGAGGCGGAGGAGCTTCGTCAGCTCTGGAAATCAGAATCCTCTACAAGATGCAACAGGCCAGACGTCCTCCACGGCCTGCTGCCACACACAGTGTTCCTCAACCCAGAGGAGGAGAATGACGGAGAGGCATCTTTGGCTAAAAGCCCCGCGGTCCTGAAGCGCTGGAGAAGTGAGCGGCTGATGAAGGCGACGCAGATGCCAGACTCTCCTGACAGGGTCTATGACCACGAGTGCTCCTGCGTGCGCCGGGCCGAGGTAGTGAAATATCGCGGGATCTCGCTGCTCAGCGAGGTTGACGCCCAGTACAGCGCCTTGCAGGTGAAGTACGACGAGCTGCTTCGGCGCTGCCACTCTGAGGAAGACGAGCAGGACAAACTGAGCCACAAGTCAGTGCAGACTGCATCCTTCATCGCCACCACATTCCCTCCTCTGACAGGCAGGGAGGGCTTTGAGGATGACTTTCACCAGCCGGAGTACAAGAAACTCTTCAGGGAAATTTTCTCCCGCATCCAGAAAACCAAAGAAGACCTGATTGAAAGCCGGGGGAAACACTCAGCTGGGAAAGCTCTGCCTAATTAA